The Ziziphus jujuba cultivar Dongzao chromosome 12, ASM3175591v1 sequence CTCTTCTCCGAGGAAAATCTTCCACTTCCCATCTAAAAGTTATGCCGGAAGTGGATAATCCGATAAGGCAATTATCAAatgttcctcctcctcctcctcaacCAACACGGCCACCGCCTCCGCCTCCCCCTCCGCCGCAGCCTATTCTGGCAGTTTCAAACAATAAAAGCTCAACACCTGGACCTGCACCTCCTCCACCCCCACCTCCTCCTATGGTTGGAGGAGCTAAGAAAGGACCTTCACCATCGCCGCCGCCACCACCGCCACCCAAGGCACGTAGTTTGAACTCGTTACCAAAACCGGTCTCACCGgagaagaaaggaaaacaagAAGAGAACTCATCGGGAACCGGTCAGGTAATAAAATTGAAGCCTTTGCATTGGGACAAGGTCAACATGGATAATGCTGACCATTCCATGGTGTGGAACAAAATTAACGATGGCGGTTCCTTTAGGTAATTAATCACATATTCTTAATCTTCatctctttaattttgttaattcttCCAAAGATTCTGatcaaagtatttttttttaatttttttttctttttttaaaatttaatttcagcTTTGATGGTGATCTAATGGAAGCTCTGTTTGGAAGAGTTGCAACCAATCGGTCAcctaaaaaattcaataacacCATGGATTCTGGATCAAACTCTCGTTCATCAGCACAGACATTTATACTGGATACTCGGAAATCACAGAACATTGCTATTGTTCTCAAATCATTGTCACTCACTCGCAAAGAAATTCTCCATGCTTTAATGGAAGGAAAGGGATTAAACGCTGATAGTCTCGAAAAGCTTTGTAGAATTGCTCCAACAGAAGAAGAACAATCCAAAATCCTCGAATACAATGGAGACCCAACAAAGCTAGCAGATGCTGAATGCTTCCATTATCATATCCTTAAAGCTGTTCCTTCAGCTTTTACTCGTTTAAACGCCATGGCTTTTAGATCAAATTATGATTCGGAGATTGTACATATCAAAGAGTGTATACAAACACTTGAACTTGCCTCCAATGAGCTTAGAACAAGAGGGCTTTTTATGAAACTGCTCGAAGCTGTTCTTAAAGCTGGGAATCGAATGAATGCTGGAACTTCGCGTGGAAATGCACAAGCTTTCAACCTCACCGCTCTTCGAAAACTCTCCGATGTACGAAGCTCCGATGGAAGAACCACTCTTCTTCATTTTGTCGTTGAAGAAGTGGTTCGATCGGAAGGAAAGAGGTGTGTTCTCAGCAGGAACAGAAGCTTGAATCGCAATAACAGCCTGTATAGCAACAATAGCAGCAGCTTGATCTCCGAGAATTCTCCTGCGAAAGATGATAGAGAGAAGGAGTATATAATGCTGGGATTGCCGGTAATTGGAGGTCTAAGCTCTGAATTTTCGAATGTGAAAAAAGCAGCAGCCATGGACTACGACCACTTTGCCGGTTCTTGCTCGAATCTCACGAAAGGCATAGCAGAAATCCGTCGACTTGTGAACCAAGTTATCATTGAaaatggaggaggaggaggaggatttGTTAAAGAGATGATAGGATTTCTTGATGCAGcagaaaaagaactaaaaatggTGAAAGAACAACAAGGAAAGGTAATGGAGCTTGTGAAGAAAACAACAGAGTATTATCAAGCAGGTGCTTCTAGGCATAAAGAAGCGCACCCATTACAACTTTTTGCCATAGTAAAAGATTTTCTGATTATGGTTGATCAAGCATGTATTGAAATTGCTAGGAATTCTCAGAAAAAAAGAGTGAATAATACAAGTTCATCAGGATCAGGATCATCGAGGGTATCAGTGAAGTTTCCAATGTTGCCGGAAAATTTCATGTCGGATAGATCTAGAAGCAGTTCTAGTGGATCAGATAATGAtggctaaaaaatatataattatacgtATTTTTATAGTGTATAGCATTAGATTACAAAAAGAACATACAGGATTCAATAGGGGGAGAAAAAGGGAATTAAAAGGCTAAgttattttttcattgtttttaacttttcttttaatttaccTTGAAGTTGTATAATTGGAaaagttttgtttatttatatatattttttctctccCAAAAATTGAATTCTCTGCTATTGAacaaatataatgatttttcttaatatttataataaataaaaataatgatgatcAAAGGATGATGATAGTAAGATAGTAGTGgaaattttcttatttcttgtAGTTCTTTGTTAGCAATTAGGATCAGCAATTTGAGGCTTAAAGAATAAGTCAAACATTGTCCGGTTCATACATATTGTTTGCTTAGAATGACGATTACTCTAATATTGAATGCCCATCTTTATTGAAATTGcatagtttttcaaaaatttgctttttaaatttgttaccaGGTCAGAAAAGAGCAGCAGAATATAAGGGTAGAGTTTAaagcaaataaatttaaaaaattattaaaaaaaaataaaaattggttagGTCTCCAACGAAATTTTTATGAATTGGTGGTTGTGGTATGTCAAAGCAAAAGCATTTTTGCTTCTATTTGGAGTTGCTGTGGCAGTTATTAATACCTGAAAACATAAAagcaaaaccaaaaaccaaaataagaaagaaagttGCAAAATTATTGGCTACTGTTTGAGTACACTTTAGAAGAAACAAATCTCTGTCCTACatacaaaaataacaaacattTAATTGTCCTTCTATCATATCCTCCTCTGTGCTTTTGGCCTAAAAGCTGCACCATTAAAgctgctgtatatatatatatattacatggcAGAAAAggtgttaattaatttatggaaattataaatgataattaatttcaaattgttACACTCGGATCTTTCATCGAGATGTCCCTTTTGGGGCCACTGAATGACAAAATCATTACTTGTAATGACAAAAATTCTGAGTTTGAATATCCTGCTCACtgataatatgaaaaaaaaaggttcccATAAAAATTAGGATTAAGGTGGTATTAAAATTGAGCACTTGTACGTTTGATGGGTGTGAATTCCCGacccaattaatttttttttttggtgaatacccGATCCATTTAATAAATGTGTGAATGCAAATAGAAACACAAAACAAGACTTTAATATCTGAAAGAAAAGGCTCTGCCATCCACCCAGTGTGGTTGCCTGTTGAGATCAATGACCGTCTATTTTGGGCTAAGGGTTAATTGGGCCACTGAATACCATAATGCCGTTAATTGGGTAGCCCCATAATCATTCTTcgtatgacatttttttttaaaaattttttttatcttttttttttttctgaaacagAAACACTAATAAATAAAGACATGTAAAGTACATCAGGAAACCGCATATCAACCAGCCATGTTAAAATAATGGACAACATTGCCTCCAAATAAAACTAGAAGATTAGCAAGGTTAACGCCAAACCAAACAAAATActatgaaaaaaatttagaattggTCAAAATACCATCAAGAATAGAAGAAAATTCCAAGTACTAAATGGTTTTCGAGGATATGAGCAGCACTCAGATAGCCTTTTTTTGGCTTTAGAGGATATGGCATACCTTTCTATGCTAAAAAAACATGTTTCTATCTAtctgtttattttatattattcttgCAAATTGCTTAAAGTCCAGTCTTTGCAAACTATCACGATCCAGGAAGTAGCATGCTCTAAAGAGTGATTGGGTTTTCATTAATTTGGGAGCACAAACTGCATAAGTTTATGTCAAATTACCGTTTTACAGTGGCTGTAGTAAGACTTGAATTCCATGCTGCGGACGAAGAGTAATGAGCTGATAAGGCATATGGACATAGGTTGGGGAAAGAGTGAAGCTGTAGCGTTGAAGAATCATGCAAAGAGCGATCTTTGATTCAGTGATGGCAAAGTTTGAGCCTACACAATTTCGAGGTCCCATTCCAAAGGGAAAAAATGCAGCAGGGTTACTCTTAGTAGCTTGAGCAACCCCTTCTGAAAATCTCTCTGGTTTGAAGCTATGCACATCTTCTCCCCAAATGTCAGGGTCATGGTGAGGTGGTAAAGTTGAAATATACAAATTCAGATTAGCAGGAAGAATATGGTTTCCCACTCTGACTTCCCTTTCAACTTTCCTTGTCATTGTAATCACAGGAGGATATAATCTCAGTGTTTCATTGAAGACCATGCCcatctgaataaaataaaaatacaaattaaagatttaaCAAAAAGTCAGCATACAGAAGTTACTTAATTTGAGTTTTTGACTTACTATTTTTAGTTTTGCAAAGCTATCCGGATTCGGATTTTGGTGACCAAACAAACTGACCACCTCCTTTCTAACTTCTTCTTGCCAGTCTGCGTAAATTGCTAGAAGAAAGATAGTCCAGCCGAGTAAAGTGTTAGTGGTTTCTTGGCcagcaaaataaaatgttttgcacTCATCAATCATATTGTCCACTGAAATCCTCTGGTTGACATTGGCATCATGATGAGCCTTTAAAAGTAATCCAAGAAAATCGCCTCCAAAATTGTCttcttttccattcatcaccttctcttttctttccttgATTATCTCGATAATGTTATTGCGTATTTCTATCTCAAGCATGTCTGATTCAATCTGGTCGTTCGTTTTGAAAAAATTGCTGCAAAAATGGATGAATGACAAATTGGCAAGAGAAAGAAATAATTGctttctttatctccatatttatgtaaaaaggaataaatattaCCTGGTACCAGGAAGCctaagtttgtaagcattattGGAAGTTAACAAGGCCAACCTCATCAGCATATCAaaaattttcttccctttttggtAACTGTTACCAAATGCTGTTCTGGAAATCACTTCGGAAGTCAACAATCTGAATTCTTCAAATACCTCAATCTCTTGACCTTCGTATAATTTCCACCTCTCCAACATAATCTCAACACCAGATATCATTGCAGGAGTCATATCCTGCAGTAACAATTTCCTTTCACAATTTAACATAATCACCCTTCCAGTATACCAAGATAACTTTTGTGATTTTTGCCGAATACTTTCTGGGCATATTCCATTAAAgccatctttttccttttccatgaTAAAGCTTGCACTTACTACTCTTAGGTAAATACAACTATTACATTAGCTATAAATTTACTGTTATGTGAAAGGAAATGATATGAATTTTGACACTTGAATTTCTCTTAGGTAACTACTAAATCCACATATCCCATTTGATGTACTCTTTTCCAAGTTCTTTGTAAAATATTCACTTACACTAATTTGCTTCtttctttataaataatattacataaCTTTTACCATATCATTACTTATATAGTCAGGGAAAAGTAATAATACAAAACTTTTACTATATCATTACTTAtgtagtttgttttagtttccATTGTGTATGAGTTACTTACTTTCAAGCTCTCTCCATGAAAGGCATGATTGGCAAGTTTCCTCAATTTTGCCCATTTTTCACCTTCACTATTCACAAGTCCATCTCCTAATAGCTTCTTGACCAAGGCTTGGGTCTCAAATTTTGGAAAAGCTCTGTCTTTATTATTGAGTATCTCTTTGATCAAATCCGGATCTGTGACAACCAGTTGAGCTTCAGCTCCATACCATTGCATGTAATTCTTTCctgtcaaaaaaattaatgttagaTAATTATTCAGCTTAAAATTTTTGTCTAAATatgtgcttaaaaaaaaaaaaaggaaaagaaaaaacccaAGTTCTGGATCTTGCTTACCATATGTTCTGACCCACGATTCGATATGAGGCTGAACTTTAGGAAATATGTTGTGGGATAAACTCATAGGTTTTTCCATGGCTTCCTTTTTCATGGTCAAAATTTGTTTGGTGTTTCCATGGATGAATCTGTAAGAAGGACCTTTGATTCCTCTCAAACTCATCAAGTACTGCATGCGGGTAGGAATCCACCACAGTTTGTGAAGCATCTTGATTAGAGTTAACAGAGCAAACAGACCTAGAAAGCTTGAGAAAATTGGTACAAGGTTTCCCAAAGCACTCATTTTTCTCACCGGATGGAAAACACTTTCAAATATTGTTACTAATTGTTTGTCAAAGCTCGCAGGTAAAAAAGGTTCGTCCAGGAgacttcatttttcatttgtttattaatgAGAAGGGAAGGAATCATATGCTGGAAAACATGATTAAcattatatttaccaaaaaaagaaaaaaaacatgatTAACATTATAAGCTGTCGTACTCAAAAAGAAGTGGGTTTGGAAATAAATTATCATAAGTAGGCTCTTTTCTTTTGTGCCAACAATTATTATAGGTAGGCCTGTAGCTCTGTGGCACTGCTGTCGGATTGCTATTAGggacttatttaattatttttaatacttttctATGCACATGTTTCTCTCTGTCTGTTTTGCAAGTGCCCCAAATTTAATAATGTTGTGAAAacatgataatataataaaatgatttatcaAACAATAGACACgttcaccaaatatatataattatacaccGGTGACatcacaaaaaatatttaagtaattttcaaataaatttggatAATGAATAgctattataaaattgaatatcTATAAATTTTTCATCATTACAATTAAATAATGTCAATTACCATGAGTTACAGTATTTTTAATATACGATttcgtaaatatatatatatatatatatatatatatatatatatttaacttcaTCCTTCTAGAAATgcaaaattcttgttcttctctTGAAAACCTTTCTTTCACTTCTTCCTTCAATAGGTCTACTTTCCATTAGTTTCCTTCAATAACACAaatttatattaacaaaaaatcaaaatcaataatattgtgCAGATTTGTTGTTCAAGCTTtgaatatgattaaaaaaaaaaaaaaaaagacataaaaaagTAATAACCAAAAGAAATGCTTCTCTTTTGAAAACATAGTTGGATTTACAAAACTTTAGTAACTATgtgcatataaataaaaaatccacaaaaaaaaaaaaaaaaaaacaaaaagaaaagaaaaagaagaatgctTTTGTTTGATTAATCTAACTTTAAAAGCAGAAGGATGTATTCACAATTAAGCTCTAGTATTTATCTacctcaaaaaaatatatatagaaaaaaaaaaaaggagtaggtatgctaatctaattttgaaGGCAGAGAGAATGAATTCCAATTAAGTATGAACactaattaatcaaaaaaaaaaaagtatgaccACTAATTAGAACACAAATTCGGAGGAGAAAGGATGAACCTAGagaagaaagcaaaaaaaatataaataaaaaaacctttaaTGCTTATGATCAAACATATaatagattaaataaaaaaaaaaaaaaaaactggcgCAGTTTCCCAATTGGAGAGGAGATTTTTGGTGTGGTTCTCAAAGTATTGCTATGCATATTTGGGAGAGCGTTGTATTGTTTAGAATATATGATAAAAAGAACTAAAAtacaagaagaagatgaaaagaGGTAGGTTGCCTTTGAGAGTAGCTCTTGCTCATGTCAAAGAAATGTTACAGAAGAAGCCATATTCGTCATCCGTGGGATTCCCAAAATCTCCAtgatgaaatataaatttactattttatcTTAATGTATACCATAATATGGAAAACGGAGCAAAGGACAGATTTGGGCTTTTAcactacaacaacaacaacaacatcgttttatggatttaattaaaaaaaaaaaataaattcaaagccAAAACGCACAGCAAACAGCCATTTTTGAACCATTTTGAACAGTGAAAAAGAGCAAAACTCCGTACCATTTCTCGCTTATATTATAGACTAAGGATTGTTCTTGTAACGTGCTTAAAGTCCAGTCTTTCCAAAGTACCATATCAGGATCCCGGAAGTAGCATGCTCCAAACAGTGGTTGAGTTTTCATTAACATCAGAGCACAACTGCATAAGTTTAAGGCAAAGTATAGTTTTCACAATGGCTGTAGTAAGACTTGAACTCCATGCTGTGGACGAAGAGTAATGAGCTGATAGGGCATATGGACATAGGTTGGGGAAAGAGTGAAGCTGTAGCGCTGAAGAATCATGCAAAGAGCGATCTTTGATTCAGTGATGGCAAAGTTTGAGCCTACACAATTTCGAGGTCCCATTCCAAAGGGAAAAAATGCAGCTGTGTTATTCTTAGTAGCTTGAGCAACCCCTTCTGAGAATCTCTCTGGTTTGAAGCTATGCACATCTTCTCCCCAAATTTCAGGGTCATGGTGGAGtggtaaaattgaaatatacaaATTCAGGTTAGCAGGAAGAATATGATTTCCCACTCTAACTTCCCTTTCAACTTTCCTTGTCATTGTAATGGCGGGAGGATATAATCTCAGAGTTTCATTGAAAACCATGCTCATCTGTataaaatagggaaaaaaaaaaaaaaaaggatttaagaaaaaagaaatgaacaCAAATATAGAAGCTAATATTACTTACTATTTTAAGTTTTGCTAAGCTATCAGGATTTGGATTTTGGTGACCAAACAAATTGAGCACTTCCTTTCTAACTTCCTCTTGCCAATCTGTGTGGATTGCTAGAAGAAAGATAGTCCAGCTGAGTAAAGTGCTAGTGGTTTCTTGCCcagcaaaataaaatgttttgcacTCATCAATTATATTGTCCACTGAAATCCTTTGGTTGACATTGGCATCATGATGAGCCTTTAAAAGTAATCCAAGAAAATCGCTTCCAAAATTGTCTTCGTCTCCATTCATTACCTTCTCCTTTCTTTCCTCGATCATCTCTATAATGTTGTTGTATATTTCTATCTCAAGCATGTCTGATTCAATCTCGTCTTTCGTTTTAAACAATTTGCTGCAAGAAAGGATGAATGACAAAATTGTCATGAAATAAAGTACTCATTTTCTATAACACTATATTTGCCtaccaaaagaaacaagaaaaagaaaaaaagaaggaataaataatattaaatacccGATTCCAGGAAATCTAAGTTTGTAAGAATTATTTGATGTTAACAAGGTCAACCTCATAAGCATATCGAAAATGTTCTTCCCTTTTTGGTAAGTGTTCCCAAATGCTGTTCTTGAAATCACTTCGGAAGTCAACAATCTGAATTCTTCATATACGTCAATCTCTTGACCTTCGTGTAATTTCCACCTTTGCAGCATAATCTCAACACCAGCTATCATTGCAGGAATCATACCCTGTAGAATAATTCCTTTTTACAAGCTAACATAATCTCAACCTTTCTTTTTACAATCTAAAACCTTTCCACTAAACCAACACAAATTTAATGCT is a genomic window containing:
- the LOC107419881 gene encoding formin-like protein 4, with the translated sequence MAVILRPWIFHVLVLVLVLLPSCYSQSISNQNIETFFPYPVLSSPKTSTSPPVPVTPSPPSVPNSPAQPPPDSSNDDVVKAVVATAASTLVVTAVAFILVRRFVYARRMREKDGNGSGSSAPLSAVATHSDQFPMDDGDLKDIIVDENGLDVLYWRNLEAKNLKVKEEGGRRGGHDVDDRPENGPIQEIPLLRGKSSTSHLKVMPEVDNPIRQLSNVPPPPPQPTRPPPPPPPPPQPILAVSNNKSSTPGPAPPPPPPPPMVGGAKKGPSPSPPPPPPPKARSLNSLPKPVSPEKKGKQEENSSGTGQVIKLKPLHWDKVNMDNADHSMVWNKINDGGSFSFDGDLMEALFGRVATNRSPKKFNNTMDSGSNSRSSAQTFILDTRKSQNIAIVLKSLSLTRKEILHALMEGKGLNADSLEKLCRIAPTEEEQSKILEYNGDPTKLADAECFHYHILKAVPSAFTRLNAMAFRSNYDSEIVHIKECIQTLELASNELRTRGLFMKLLEAVLKAGNRMNAGTSRGNAQAFNLTALRKLSDVRSSDGRTTLLHFVVEEVVRSEGKRCVLSRNRSLNRNNSLYSNNSSSLISENSPAKDDREKEYIMLGLPVIGGLSSEFSNVKKAAAMDYDHFAGSCSNLTKGIAEIRRLVNQVIIENGGGGGGFVKEMIGFLDAAEKELKMVKEQQGKVMELVKKTTEYYQAGASRHKEAHPLQLFAIVKDFLIMVDQACIEIARNSQKKRVNNTSSSGSGSSRVSVKFPMLPENFMSDRSRSSSSGSDNDG
- the LOC107435271 gene encoding cytochrome P450 CYP749A22 isoform X2 produces the protein MNYMQWYGAEAQLVVTDPDLIKEILNNKDRAFPKFETQALVKKLLGDGLVNSEGEKWAKLRKLANHAFHGESLKDMTPAMISGVEIMLERWKLYEGQEIEVFEEFRLLTSEVISRTAFGNSYQKGKKIFDMLMRLALLTSNNAYKLRLPGTSNFFKTNDQIESDMLEIEIRNNIIEIIKERKEKVMNGKEDNFGGDFLGLLLKAHHDANVNQRISVDNMIDECKTFYFAGQETTNTLLGWTIFLLAIYADWQEEVRKEVVSLFGHQNPNPDSFAKLKIMGMVFNETLRLYPPVITMTRKVEREVRVGNHILPANLNLYISTLPPHHDPDIWGEDVHSFKPERFSEGVAQATKSNPAAFFPFGMGPRNCVGSNFAITESKIALCMILQRYSFTLSPTYVHMPYQLITLRPQHGIQVLLQPL
- the LOC107419862 gene encoding cytochrome P450 CYP749A22, with amino-acid sequence MSALENLVIIFPSFLGLFSLLTLIKILHKLWWTPTRMQYLMGSRGINGPPYRFMHGNTKKILSMKREAMEKPISVSHNIFPKVLPHIESWVRTYGRNYVQWYGAEAQLVVTEPDLIKEILNNKDKAFPKFDTNPLVKKLLGDGLVTSEGERWAKVRKLANHAFHGESLKGMIPAMIAGVEIMLQRWKLHEGQEIDVYEEFRLLTSEVISRTAFGNTYQKGKNIFDMLMRLTLLTSNNSYKLRFPGIGKLFKTKDEIESDMLEIEIYNNIIEMIEERKEKVMNGDEDNFGSDFLGLLLKAHHDANVNQRISVDNIIDECKTFYFAGQETTSTLLSWTIFLLAIHTDWQEEVRKEVLNLFGHQNPNPDSLAKLKIMSMVFNETLRLYPPAITMTRKVEREVRVGNHILPANLNLYISILPLHHDPEIWGEDVHSFKPERFSEGVAQATKNNTAAFFPFGMGPRNCVGSNFAITESKIALCMILQRYSFTLSPTYVHMPYQLITLRPQHGVQVLLQPL
- the LOC107435271 gene encoding cytochrome P450 CYP749A22 isoform X1, with amino-acid sequence MSALGNLVPIFSSFLGLFALLTLIKMLHKLWWIPTRMQYLMSLRGIKGPSYRFIHGNTKQILTMKKEAMEKPMSLSHNIFPKVQPHIESWVRTYGKNYMQWYGAEAQLVVTDPDLIKEILNNKDRAFPKFETQALVKKLLGDGLVNSEGEKWAKLRKLANHAFHGESLKDMTPAMISGVEIMLERWKLYEGQEIEVFEEFRLLTSEVISRTAFGNSYQKGKKIFDMLMRLALLTSNNAYKLRLPGTSNFFKTNDQIESDMLEIEIRNNIIEIIKERKEKVMNGKEDNFGGDFLGLLLKAHHDANVNQRISVDNMIDECKTFYFAGQETTNTLLGWTIFLLAIYADWQEEVRKEVVSLFGHQNPNPDSFAKLKIMGMVFNETLRLYPPVITMTRKVEREVRVGNHILPANLNLYISTLPPHHDPDIWGEDVHSFKPERFSEGVAQATKSNPAAFFPFGMGPRNCVGSNFAITESKIALCMILQRYSFTLSPTYVHMPYQLITLRPQHGIQVLLQPL